Proteins encoded by one window of Eremothecium cymbalariae DBVPG#7215 chromosome 1, complete sequence:
- the YLH47 gene encoding Ylh47p (similar to Ashbya gossypii AAR032W) yields MHAVCVARLNANRCIIPASRLLIQCHRNVDIKNHRFYSMGNKEDSPNNQPPSKPSQSTGTIVKATNTTNKPSLWSRVKHEARHYWDGTKLLGLEIKISVKLALKMSAGYELSRRELLQLKRTTRDVIRLVPFSAFVIIPFAELLLPIALKLFPNLLPSTYESKTAKQTKLENLRKTRAVMSEIIKEKKSHFKPRNITDEQKMVFNRFYKHVREAGEPESREQLIKVARLFTDDTVLDNLTRPHLVAISKYINLQPFGTDVMLRYRIRYKMLELKKDDFALYYEGINSLDSNELRTACASRGIRSVNVDESVLRENLDIWLKLRLKDKIPSTLLLMATAYTYGDIGSRKSLYDALCDVLSGIPDELYHEVKVNVVEEDKATSKSKMVQLREQEEIMKEEEQQERDAVVKVRDQLSLDDVDNQADDMTLKTANSTHEEDHSSDAKTSESNKP; encoded by the coding sequence ATGCATGCTGTATGTGTTGCGCGATTGAATGCTAATCGCTGCATCATACCTGCTTCTAGATTATTAATCCAATGCCACCGTAACGTTGACATTAAAAACCACCGTTTCTATTCCATGGGGAATAAAGAAGATAGCCCAAATAATCAACCACCTAGTAAACCGTCTCAAAGTACTGGAACTATTGTTAAAGCAACAAACACAACCAATAAACCCTCTTTATGGTCTCGTGTGAAACATGAAGCTCGACACTATTGGGATGGGACCAAGTTATTGGGCTTAGAGATTAAAATATCTGTGAAGTTGGCCCTTAAGATGTCAGCAGGATATGAATTATCTAGAAGAGAATTACTTCAGTTGAAGAGAACCACCAGAGATGTTATTCGTCTAGTCCCATTTAGTGCGTTTGTGATAATTCCATTTGCTGAATTACTATTACCAATTGCTCTAAAGTTGTTCCCAAACTTATTACCTTCGACGTACGAATCTAAAACAGCCAAGCAGACaaagttggaaaatttgAGGAAAACAAGGGCTGTCATGTCTGAGATTATCAAGGAGAAGAAGTCTCACTTCAAGCCCCGTAATATTACAGACGAACAAAAGATGGTTTTCAATCGCTTCTATAAGCATGTAAGGGAAGCTGGTGAACCTGAATCTCGTGAACAATTGATTAAAGTTGCTCGTCTTTTTACCGATGACACTGTGTTAGATAATTTGACCCGTCCACATTTAGTGGCCATTTCCAAATACATCAACCTACAGCCCTTTGGCACCGATGTTATGCTCCGTTATCGTATTCGTTATAAAATGTTggaattgaagaaggatgaTTTTGCACTATACTATGAAGGTATAAACTCTTTGGATTCGAATGAATTGCGCACTGCTTGTGCTTCTAGAGGTATTAGAAGTGTTAATGTAGATGAATCGGTTTTACGTGAAAATTTAGATATCTGGTTGAAGTTGAGGTTGAAGGATAAAATTCCTTCCACTTTGTTACTTATGGCCACTGCTTACACTTATGGTGACATTGGGTCCAGAAAATCTCTATACGATGCCCTTTGTGACGTTTTGAGCGGCATCCCTGATGAATTATACCACGAAGTGAAGGTGAATGTCGTCGAAGAAGACAAAGCCACCAGCAAGTCTAAGATGGTGCAATTGAGAGAGCAGGAGGAGATAatgaaagaagaagaacaacaagaaaGAGATGCTGTTGTCAAGGTTAGAGATCAATTGAGCTTAGATGATGTTGATAATCAAGCTGATGACATGACATTGAAAACTGCAAATTCCACTCATGAAGAAGACCATTCTTCCGATGCGAAGACTTCAGAGTCGAACAAGCCTTAA
- the VAS1 gene encoding valine--tRNA ligase (similar to Ashbya gossypii AAR034W) translates to MLKKCSILNSLQLLKYQVGFAKYHSSGVTAVKSCVRAMSEEKQQLPDVDPSTGEIIINPLKEDGTAKSPKEIEKEKKKAEKLLKFAAKQAKKAENQANQQKNQNKKKEKKKDVEVVPEFFDKTVQGEKKILISLEDPALKAYNPLNVESSWYAWWNKSGLFEPEFTKDGKIKPEGLFCIPAPPPNVTGALHIGHALTVSIQDSLVRYNRMKGKTVLFLPGFDHAGIATQSVVEKQIWANEKKTRHDYGREEFVGKVWEWKEAYHSKIKSQVEKLGASYDWTREAFTLSPELSRAVTEAFVRLHEEGVIYRASRLINWSVKLNTAISNLEVENKDVKGRTLISIPGYDEKVEFGVLTSFAYPVIGSDEKLIVATTRPETMFGDTAVAIHPEDPRYKHLHGKFLQHPFLARKLPIVCDSEAVDMTFGTGAVKITPGHDQNDYNTGKRHNLEIINILTDDGLLNENCGPEWQGMKRFDARKKVIEKLQESGLYIGQEDNEMVIPMCSRSGDVIEPLLKPQWWVSQSEMAKEAIKAVRNGDITITPKSSEAEYFHWLENIQDWCISRQLWWGHRCPVYFININGKEQDRNDGQFWVSGRDLAEAESKAAAKYPNETYTLEQDEDVLDTWFSSGLWPFSTLGWPEKTADMENFYPCSMLETGWDILFFWVSRMILLGIKLTGSVPFKEVFCHSLVRDAQGRKMSKSLGNVVDPLDVINGISLQELHDKLLQGNLDPREVEKAKAGQKESYPNGIPQCGTDALRFALCAYTTGGRDINLDILRVEGYRKFCNKIYQATKFALMRLGDDYVPPAKEGVSGNESLVEQWILHKLAVASKSVNEAFDKRDFLTSTSVIYDFWYLVCDVYIENSKYLIQEGSEVEKKSARDTLYTLIDNALRLIHPFMPFISEEMWQRLPKRASETSPSIVKSKYPEFRDTFFNPQANDTYELVLDITKDARSLLAQYNILKNGKVYIEVLGNSELHNSVQSQVASIVSLIKAIDEVTVVQDVINIPQGCVLQSVNPEVNVHVLVKGQIDIDSEVNKVSKRLDKVKKTRESLEKLMSSKDYEAKANEQVKLSNKDRLESTVAEMETLEATISNLEKLKL, encoded by the coding sequence ATGCTTAAGAAGTGTTCAATTTTGAACTCTTTACAGCTTCTCAAGTACCAAGTGGGATTTGCTAAATATCATAGTTCTGGCGTGACGGCAGTTAAATCTTGTGTGCGTGCAATGTCCGAGGAGAAACAACAGTTACCAGACGTTGATCCTAGTACTGGGGAGATCATTATCAACCCTTTGAAAGAGGATGGTACAGCCAAGAGTCCAAAGGAGattgaaaaggagaagaagaaggcagaaaaattgttgaaatttgCAGCTAAACAAGCGAAGAAAGCAGAAAACCAGGCCAATCAGCAAAAGAACCAGaataagaagaaggagaagaagaaggatgtTGAGGTGGTTCCggaattttttgataagACAGTTCAGGgggagaagaagattttaaTTTCACTGGAGGATCCTGCCCTGAAGGCTTACAATCCGTTGAATGTTGAATCGTCATGGTATGCTTGGTGGAATAAGTCGGGACTTTTTGAACCTGAATTTACCAAGGATGGAAAAATTAAGCCTGAGGGGTTATTTTGTATTCCAGCACCACCTCCAAATGTTACTGGTGCGTTGCACATTGGGCACGCTTTGACGGTTTCCATTCAAGATTCGTTGGTTAGATATAATCGTATGAAGGGTAAGACTGTTTTGTTCTTGCCAGGATTCGACCATGCTGGTATTGCTACACAATCTGTTGTTGAGAAGCAAATTTGGGCTAATGAAAAGAAGACCAGGCATGATTATGGTAGAGAGGAATTTGTTGGCAAGGTTTGGGAATGGAAAGAGGCTTACCATAGCAAGATTAAGAGCCaggttgaaaaattagGTGCCTCTTATGACTGGACCCGTGAAGCATTCACACTATCTCCAGAATTATCACGTGCTGTTACAGAAGCGTTTGTTAGACTACATGAGGAGGGCGTTATTTATCGTGCTTCTCGTTTAATTAACTGGTCCGTCAAATTGAACACCGCAATTTCTAATTTAGAGGTTGAAAATAAGGATGTCAAGGGTAGAACCCTAATATCTATTCCTGGCTATGATGAGAAGGTTGAATTCGGTGTTTTGACGTCCTTCGCTTATCCTGTGATTGGTTCAGATGAAAAGTTGATTGTGGCAACTACCAGACCAGAGACGATGTTCGGTGATACTGCAGTTGCTATCCATCCAGAAGACCCACGTTACAAACACTTACACGGCAAGTTTTTACAACATCCGTTTTTAGCCCGTAAGCTACCAATTGTTTGTGATTCCGAAGCAGTTGATATGACATTTGGTACAGGTGCTGTGAAAATAACCCCTGGACATGACCAAAACGATTACAACACTGGCAAGCGCCATAATTTAGAAATTATCAATATTCTAACTGATGATGGTTTACTGAATGAAAATTGTGGCCCTGAATGGCAGGGTATGAAGAGATTCGATGCCAGAAAGAAGGTTATTGAAAAGTTGCAAGAATCTGGGTTGTATATAGGTCAGGAAGACAACGAGATGGTGATACCAATGTGTTCTAGATCTGGCGATGTTATTGAACCATTATTAAAGCCACAATGGTGGGTATCACAGTCAGAAATGGCTAAGGAAGCTATCAAGGCTGTTAGGAATGGTGATATCACGATTACACCAAAGTCTTCTGAGGCTGAGTACTTCCACTGGCTAGAAAATATCCAAGATTGGTGTATTTCTAGACAGCTGTGGTGGGGCCATCGTTGCCCTGTTTACTTCATTAACATAAATGGAAAAGAACAGGATAGGAATGATGGACAATTCTGGGTTTCTGGACGTGATTTGGCCGAAGCAGAAAGTAAGGCGGCAGCTAAATATCCTAACGAAACTTATACTTTAGAacaagatgaagatgttttGGATACCTGGTTCTCATCTGGTCTATGGCCTTTCTCCACTCTAGGATGGCCAGAAAAGACTGCTGATATGGAAAATTTCTACCCATGCTCGATGTTAGAAACTGGTTGGGacattttgtttttctggGTTTCAAGGATGATTTTGCTTGGCATTAAATTGACTGGCTCTGTACCATTTAAGGAAGTTTTCTGTCATTCCTTAGTCCGTGATGCTCAGGGCCGTAAGATGTCAAAATCTCTGGGTAACGTTGTTGATCCATTGGATGTCATTAACGGTATCTCCTTACAGGAGCTGCACGACAAACTTTTACAAGGTAACTTGGATCCAAGAGAGGTAGAAAAAGCTAAAGCTGGTCAGAAGGAATCTTATCCAAATGGTATCCCACAATGTGGTACTGATGCATTGAGGTTTGCTTTGTGTGCTTATACTACTGGTGGTCGTGATATTAACTTAGATATATTGAGAGTTGAAGGTTACAGAAAGTTCTGTAACAAGATATATCAAGCTACTAAATTTGCTTTAATGCGTTTGGGCGATGATTATGTTCCACCAGCTAAAGAAGGCGTTTCTGGTAATGAATCTTTAGTGGAACAGTGGATCTTGCACAAATTAGCTGTAGCTTCAAAGTCCGTGAATGAGGCGTTTGATAAACGTGACTTCTTGACTTCCACCTCTGTTATCTATGACTTTTGGTACTTGGTTTGTGATGTATACATTGAAAACTCAAAGTACTTGATTCAAGAGGGCTCTGAAGTGGAAAAGAAATCGGCAAGAGATACTCTATATACATTGATTGACAATGCTTTGAGATTAATACATCCATTTATGCCGTTCATATCAGAAGAAATGTGGCAGCGGTTGCCAAAGCGTGCTTCCGAGACTAGCCCCAGTATTGTCAAGTCCAAATACCCAGAGTTCCGTGACACATTCTTCAACCCACAAGCTAATGACACCTATGAATTAGTGTTGGATATTACAAAGGATGCTCGTTCGTTATTGGCTCAATAtaacattttgaaaaacgGTAAGGTCTATATCGAGGTCTTAGGTAACAGCGAATTGCATAACTCTGTGCAATCCCAAGTTGCCTCTATTGTGTCTCTAATTAAGGCAATCGATGAAGTCACTGTT